In the genome of Deinococcus sp. QL22, one region contains:
- the allE gene encoding (S)-ureidoglycine aminohydrolase has protein sequence MTLQQLGQTRSVVAPEFALLTPETFIRTSVAEWENTRCTVHIAPVIGQGARFTQFTAEMAPGAVASAPPHDIQRFVFVLDGEVELQVGGGTHCLGEYGYAYLPAGTEHTLRAQNAARVAVFEKRFHLQAQTLPAPEVCIGNERAVPGTEFEGDPDLIARKLLPDTPNFDFIVTTMSYAPGATLPYVEIHYMEHGLLMLEGEGLYRLGERFLPVTQGDVIWMGAHCPQWFGALGKRWSKYLLYKDMNRHPLELK, from the coding sequence TTGACCCTACAACAGCTTGGCCAAACCCGCAGCGTCGTCGCGCCGGAATTCGCGCTTCTGACACCCGAAACCTTCATCCGCACGTCCGTCGCCGAGTGGGAGAACACGCGCTGCACTGTTCACATCGCTCCCGTCATCGGACAGGGCGCCCGCTTCACGCAGTTCACCGCTGAGATGGCGCCGGGCGCCGTGGCCAGCGCGCCGCCCCACGATATCCAGCGCTTCGTCTTCGTGCTGGACGGAGAGGTGGAACTGCAGGTCGGCGGCGGAACGCACTGCCTCGGTGAGTACGGCTACGCCTACCTGCCCGCCGGAACGGAGCACACGCTGCGCGCGCAGAACGCGGCCCGGGTGGCTGTATTCGAGAAGCGCTTTCACTTACAGGCGCAGACGTTGCCTGCCCCGGAGGTCTGCATTGGCAACGAGCGCGCTGTGCCGGGCACCGAGTTCGAGGGCGACCCGGATCTGATCGCCCGAAAACTGCTGCCCGACACGCCCAATTTCGACTTTATCGTGACCACCATGAGCTACGCGCCGGGCGCGACCTTGCCCTACGTCGAGATTCACTATATGGAACACGGCCTGCTGATGCTCGAAGGCGAGGGTCTTTACCGCCTGGGCGAACGCTTTTTACCTGTCACCCAGGGCGACGTGATCTGGATGGGCGCGCATTGCCCGCAGTGGTTCGGCGCGCTGGGCAAAAGGTGGAGCAAATACCTGCTCTACAAGGACATGAACCGTCATCCCCTCGAACTCAAGTGA
- a CDS encoding allantoate amidohydrolase, with protein MTTSPTVNDPAWSELAQRALACCADLAACTEVPGQITRTFLSAPMHGAHARLDVWAADLGLDTQVDAAGNWRATRRSPRPDARTLVIGSHLDTVPNAGAYDGVLGVVLGLSLLEALRATPLPYHVEVVGFSEEEGVRFGVPFIGSRALIGTADGLLQVTDAQGKTVAQAITDYGLDVGTLGDAQLSGDVLGYLELHIEQGPVLEAEARPLGLVEAIAGQSRLSLTFTGKANHAGTTPMRLRRDALTGASAFVLAAETLAQNTPGLVATVGSLIVLPGAGNVIPGEVQLTLDLRHAQDEVRREALARLLAQAGQIAEERGLSWTSELRMEELATPMNPALTALLEQALRAEGHSAAAVVSGAGHDAMLLGQVWPAAMLFLRSPGGLSHHPDEAVLLPDVEAALQVGTRFLRLLAEEAR; from the coding sequence ATGACCACGTCCCCAACGGTCAACGATCCCGCCTGGTCTGAGCTGGCCCAGCGCGCCCTCGCGTGCTGCGCCGATCTCGCGGCCTGCACCGAAGTTCCTGGGCAAATCACGCGCACCTTCCTCTCTGCGCCCATGCACGGGGCACACGCGCGGCTGGACGTTTGGGCCGCCGATCTGGGGCTGGACACGCAGGTGGACGCGGCTGGAAACTGGCGGGCCACGCGCCGCAGCCCGCGCCCGGACGCCCGCACCCTGGTGATCGGTTCGCACCTCGACACCGTGCCGAACGCTGGAGCCTACGACGGCGTGCTGGGCGTGGTGTTGGGCCTCAGTCTGCTCGAAGCCTTACGGGCAACCCCGCTTCCGTACCATGTGGAAGTGGTGGGCTTCAGTGAGGAGGAGGGCGTGCGCTTCGGTGTGCCCTTCATCGGGAGCCGCGCCTTGATCGGCACAGCGGACGGGCTGCTTCAGGTGACTGACGCCCAGGGCAAGACGGTTGCGCAGGCCATCACCGACTACGGGCTGGACGTGGGCACGTTGGGGGACGCGCAGCTGAGCGGCGACGTGCTCGGGTATCTGGAACTCCACATCGAGCAGGGACCGGTTCTGGAAGCGGAGGCGCGTCCGCTTGGGCTGGTGGAGGCCATCGCCGGGCAGTCGCGGCTGAGCCTCACCTTCACCGGCAAGGCCAACCATGCGGGCACCACCCCCATGCGGCTGCGCCGCGACGCGCTCACAGGGGCCAGCGCCTTTGTGCTCGCCGCCGAAACCCTGGCGCAGAACACGCCCGGCCTGGTGGCCACTGTCGGCTCGCTGATTGTGCTGCCCGGCGCGGGCAACGTCATTCCCGGTGAGGTTCAGCTGACCCTCGACCTCCGCCACGCCCAGGACGAGGTGCGGCGGGAGGCCCTGGCCAGACTGCTGGCTCAGGCCGGACAGATTGCGGAGGAACGCGGGCTTTCCTGGACTTCCGAGCTGCGAATGGAAGAGCTTGCTACCCCGATGAACCCAGCCCTCACTGCTCTGCTGGAACAGGCGCTACGCGCCGAGGGACACAGCGCCGCGGCAGTGGTCAGCGGAGCAGGACACGACGCCATGCTGCTGGGCCAAGTGTGGCCCGCCGCGATGCTGTTCCTGCGCAGCCCAGGCGGCCTGAGCCACCACCCCGATGAGGCAGTGCTGCTGCCGGATGTGGAGGCGGCTTTGCAGGTTGGAACCCGCTTCTTGCGGCTGCTAGCCGAGGAGGCCCGCTGA
- a CDS encoding allantoinase gives MYDLLVRGGHLVRDEGVALADLGIVEGRIVDTGPELTGSARQELDARGLHVFPGGVDAHVHFNEPGRTQWEGLSTGSRALIAGGGTTFADMPLNSTPPVLSGAALEAKRRAAEREAHADFALWGGLTPGNIDRLPELAQAGAVGFKAFMSHSGLEEFESPDDLTLYEGMRQARALGRIVALHAESQSIISSLSARIRADGGTGVGDYLRSRPATAEVEAVNRALLLAEETGARLHLVHLSTGQAVTLAAEARARGVDVSLETCPHYLCFTGQDMERLGAVLKCAPPLRSAAEVETLWAAVRQGHINTVGSDHSPSSPDLKARPDFFDVWGGVAGVQSTLSALLTEGRTRGLTLPHLARLLSRAPAERFSLRGKGRLEPEADADLVLVDLEAQWIHTAADLHTRWKFSPYLGRTFQGRVRRTLLRGTTVYLDGTFPHPPQGRFLAPSPALSSQEMTP, from the coding sequence ATGTACGACCTGCTGGTGCGCGGCGGGCACCTCGTGCGCGACGAGGGCGTGGCTCTGGCTGACCTGGGGATCGTGGAGGGGCGCATTGTGGACACAGGCCCAGAACTGACGGGGTCTGCCCGGCAAGAGCTGGACGCGCGGGGGCTGCACGTGTTCCCCGGCGGCGTGGACGCCCACGTGCATTTCAATGAGCCGGGGCGCACCCAGTGGGAAGGCCTGTCCACCGGCAGCCGCGCCTTGATCGCGGGCGGGGGAACGACCTTCGCCGATATGCCGCTGAACAGCACGCCCCCGGTGCTCAGCGGCGCCGCCCTGGAGGCCAAGCGCCGCGCCGCTGAGCGCGAAGCCCACGCCGACTTCGCCCTGTGGGGTGGCCTCACTCCAGGCAACATCGACCGGCTGCCGGAACTGGCCCAAGCGGGCGCGGTCGGCTTCAAGGCATTCATGAGCCACAGCGGCCTTGAAGAATTTGAATCTCCCGACGACCTGACCTTGTATGAAGGGATGCGCCAGGCCCGTGCACTGGGACGCATCGTCGCCCTGCATGCCGAGAGCCAGTCCATCATCAGCAGCCTCTCGGCGCGCATCCGGGCGGACGGCGGCACGGGCGTCGGCGATTACCTGCGCAGCCGCCCCGCCACCGCGGAGGTGGAGGCTGTGAACCGCGCCCTACTGCTGGCCGAAGAAACGGGCGCGCGGCTGCACCTCGTTCACCTCAGCACCGGGCAGGCCGTCACCTTGGCCGCCGAAGCCAGAGCACGCGGCGTGGACGTCAGCCTAGAAACGTGCCCACACTACCTTTGCTTCACGGGCCAAGACATGGAGCGCCTGGGCGCGGTGCTCAAGTGCGCGCCTCCCCTGCGGAGCGCCGCGGAGGTGGAGACGCTGTGGGCTGCGGTTCGCCAAGGCCACATCAACACCGTCGGCTCCGACCACTCACCGAGTTCCCCCGACCTCAAGGCGCGTCCTGACTTCTTTGACGTATGGGGCGGAGTTGCCGGCGTGCAGTCGACCCTCAGCGCCCTGCTGACCGAAGGCCGGACGCGTGGGCTGACCTTGCCGCATCTGGCCCGGTTGCTGTCGCGCGCGCCCGCTGAGCGCTTCAGCCTCCGCGGGAAGGGCCGACTGGAACCGGAAGCAGACGCCGATCTCGTGCTCGTGGACTTGGAAGCCCAGTGGATCCATACCGCCGCCGACCTGCACACCCGCTGGAAATTCAGCCCTTACCTGGGCCGCACCTTTCAGGGCCGTGTGCGCCGAACCCTCTTGCGGGGAACCACGGTGTACCTGGACGGCACGTTCCCCCATCCGCCGCAGGGCCGCTTTCTGGCTCCCTCCCCCGCCCTCTCGTCCCAGGAGATGACCCCTTGA